The following proteins are co-located in the Saccharomycodes ludwigii strain NBRC 1722 chromosome V, whole genome shotgun sequence genome:
- the YNK1 gene encoding nucleoside diphosphate kinase (similar to Saccharomyces cerevisiae YKL067W | YNK1 | Yeast Nucleoside diphosphate Kinase): MSSNNERTFIAIKPDGVQRGLISKILGRFEDRGYKLIGIKLVTPTENLLKQHYAEHVNKSFFPGMLSYMMSGPILATVWEGKDVVKQGRNILGATNPLNSAPGTIRGDFAIDMGRNVCHGSDSVESAEREINLWFKKEEIIDWKLTSLSWIYE; this comes from the coding sequence ATGTCAAGTAACAACGAAAGAACctttattgctattaaacCAGATGGTGTTCAAAGAGGATTAATCTCTAAAATCTTAGGTAGATTTGAAGACAGAGGCTACAAGTTGATTGGTATCAAGTTAGTTACTCCAACTGAAAACTTATTGAAACAACACTACGCTGAACatgttaataaatcatttttcCCTGGTATGTTAAGTTATATGATGAGCGGTCCAATTTTGGCCACCGTTTGGGAGGGTAAAGATGTTGTTAAACAAGGTAGAAATATCTTAGGTGCTACTAACCCATTGAATAGTGCTCCAGGTACCATTAGAGGTGATTTTGCTATTGATATGGGCAGAAATGTTTGTCATGGCTCTGATTCTGTTGAAAGTGCTGAAAGAGAAATCAATTTATGGTTTAAAAAGGAGGAAATAATTGACTGGAAATTGACTTCTTTGAGTTGGATCTAtgaatag